ATAATATATCTTTTTGGTGCTATTTGTATATCTTTTGTGTGTGCGTTTGTTTTTTCCTTTCTCATTTCCCCCCCTGTATTGGTTCATCAATTTAATTTCATTTTGACACAGTTCTTTGCGTGTTGAAATAAAAGCACGTATTATACGTTTCCAGATACATACAATTTTCAATTTACAATTTACAATTCACAAATATTTTCTTGGGGAAGTGAGAGTCTGTGTCTTGCCAAAAAGCAACTGAATAGAAGTTTCTATAAAGAAACGAAAATTGACAACCGTAATAATTTTTTATAAAGCTATTTCTTAATGAAGTTGCATTGCATTAATTTCCTTTCTAAGCCCAAAAAAAGCCATGAGGCATGTGAATTAGCCTTCCAAGTCAAGTAACTACAGAAATCAATGTAGTGGTAAATACTCTTTTATTCTTAGTTAGAGGTTTCGAGTTGAGTCTTGAAGATAGAGCCGCCTTTGTTAAGGAGTCTTTACCCCACAATGTGGGAAGTCTTGGTGTGAATTCGAATTTAATCGAGCTCCAAGGTGAATATCGAGTAccggaaaataaacaaaaacaaaagaaaactatcaggaacgaAAAGAGAAAGAAGATTATGCTAACACGTCAGCTCTACTAACCACTTTTTGAGTGCTTTTAACCTAAATAAATGATCCAGTTTAGAACGTCATTAATCATAATCATTTGCACATATAATGGCCAATTATATTCCACGAAGTATTCCCATTCAAAATCATTTAAGTTATGATAAGTCAATCACTTATACATGTTGCAGTTTCACAAATATTAAATTCTTAGATATATCATATTAcacttaaaaagaaaaaattaaacaCGAGATCATCACTACTTTTTAAAGTGAATTTCACAATCTGCTCTGAAAATCTTGTACTTCACTACATGGTTGAACACATGAAGTTATGACAAAAAAAGAACGCGGAAAGTCAATCTAAAATAATTTTTACTTGGACAATTATTCCCTTGCCGAATTTCCCTAGATTTTTCCCATACTGAACTAGTTAATTTTAATTAAAAGCAATCACTTTTTTTTAAATCTCTTATTTTAAATctcgtttggtaggaggtattaaaaaaaataatgcaagcattagatTTGTGCATTACTAATATCTTGTTTGTTACATTTTTTAAATatgtgtataactaatgcttgcgttagttatacatcatacttgatattatcctatgtataagtAATCAGGGGCGGATCTACCATGTAAAACATGGTTCACGTGAACCCGTGGTCCTCAAATTAAAGTATAGATATGATGTATATATTTAGTGAAAATAGGTATATATACTTGATGGAACTCATGGTCAAAAGAGACCAAGTGGTGCATTGGTTTTGGTCTCTTATTTCCAATAGCCTAAGGTCAGggaatcaaatccatcaaatccCCTGCCaacatttttgtttaatttttttattaaaaagtaATAGTGCACCCATCCTCTgaaaatcctagatccgcctctgtaAGTAATACATAGAAAATCATGACATTAGTAATAACAAgactattaatgcatgcattagtatgattaaagataaaattatccttaaagtcccttaaatctagagaatatggagggcattattatacaacaacaacaacccagtataatcccacttagtggggtctggggagagtagtgtgtacgcagaccttacgcctaccctggggtagagaggctgtttccaaatagaccctcgacatccttccctccaagaacttcccaccttgctcttgggtagactcgaactcacaacctcttggttggaagtggaggttgcttaccatcagaacaACCTCTCTTGTCTATGGAGGGCATTATTataaacaactatttttcttaaatattatgtaatgcattataatttttaaTGCATCACACCAAacagtagataagaaataatatctgTATAACGAATGCTTGCATTATTAATCTCTGCATTACTAAGACActttattccgcactattcttatacacccaaccaaacaaccccttaaaTCTTCAACAAGATAAACAAGGTTGACAAGGTAAATAAATGTGAAGCACCTCTCCCCTCAATTCCTTTTTCCGTCAAAcaagatttctttttctttttctgcaactctTTTCCCAAAATTACAACAAAGGGCTGGCAATTTGTCCTTTCTTTTTCCTCTATTGGAAAggttcctttttgtttttccctCTTATTGCCGTGGCATTTAATGGAAACCTGAAAATTCCTTTAAAAGctacaatacaacaacaacaacgacccagtataattccacaagtggggtctggggagggtaatatgtacgcagaccttacctctaccccgaagggtagagagactgtttccaggagatcctcggctcaaaaaagcaatagaagatgatatattagtaccataaaaatttAAAAGCTACAATCAGTGTTCCAAATTAAAATCAtaatctcaaagaaaaattaaatattgGCTAATCTGGTGACAGTTGGCTCAATAAAGACTATTTCGCCCCTTCCCTTTAATTAACACAGTTTACAAAAGGCTAATTCCTTGCCATTACAACATTTTAATTCCCTTCCATCTTCTTTCTCTCTCCTACTCTGCCAACCTGCATTCCCCCACACAAAATATTTGTCACTCTTCCCAACTCCAAAAATCCAGAAATACTCAACCATTTTTGCTTTTAAACTCAACAATGGAGGTTTGCCTTAGTTCCAGCTCAAGATCAATCACTAAATTTGGCAATTTTATTATTCTGATCGCTTTCTTGATCTCTCTAATATGCTTTAAATCTATAGGTGAGTACTCAATGTGTCATTCCCTCCGTCAACTAATGAAATTTTCCCTAAAAAGTATATaacattccttcttattttttattatgcTAAGGTGTTTTGCAGAATCAACCTGACTAAGTTGTTCTttgttcttccttttcttttattgtgGGTGAgtcataaaagtaaaaaaaaaaaaaaagaagaagaagaagaagaagattttttGGCATTGGTGTAGTTGTTTTGATTTTAAGTTTTTGGTCAAAGATAGTTTGGATATTCGAGTTTTGAGTGTGGTTTGGTTTATTGACGGAACAAGAATGTCTTGCACGTTGATGTGCATGCTAAGCTTTGGTTACTCTGCAGCACAGTAGAAGACTCTAGAACATTTTGACCTTCTTATAAAAGACTTTATTGTTAATTTCTAGTATTATCTTTTTAATACTATGCATCGACATTCCCCCATTGTTTTAGTCAGGTTCTctgcatcttgtttgttttgttccttgTTTTGTTTTAAGTTTGTCGAACAGGAAGATGGTGGTATTTATCTTACTTTTTTATTTGAAGCAAAATCTGTTTCCATGCCTTTAAGTTAATTTTACCTAGGACTATTAAATTCACCTACTTTTTAAGTCAACCAATTGTATTCTAGCAATCTGATATGTATTCATTAAATTGTGACTTTACTgaattttgtttagattgattaGTTAGTTCACATTGTTGATATTAGATTCACCTACATAATCTCAGATTTGTCATATTATATTTACCTCTGACTGTTACACTTATAATGCTTGGGACATCAAAATTGTGCAATCTGTTACTGTGGCTATATGCATTTTTTGTTGGCTAAGTTGACGAGTTAGTTCAGGTTACTGATTGTTGTTAGCTCAGTTATAAGGATGAGTTCTAGAAATTTTGTTTGTCTCTATGAAGAACAAATTTTGGGATATGCAATAAactccaagaaatagtagaaatTAAACCACTACTAACACTATTTGTTTGGTGTCCTTTCCCCCTCTGTTTCTAGAGCTCGCGTAAAGAAGTTAACTGTTTGCTGAATATTGTTGCAGATGCTTATGATGCACTCGATCCAAATGGAAATATTACCATCAAGTGGGATATCATATCTTGGACTCCAGATGGATATAATGTGAGTGTATTTGCTCTTATTTTACTAGTGAAATATCCTTCAACGTCAGGAAAGGGAGATATGACTCTATCTAGAAGGATCGTCATTTCAAATATATCATTATCTCATTTCCAATCTAATTGGATTGCCATTCAGGGATTTCGTTTTGATCCCTCACTCCTCATGAAGAAACATAGATGAATATATCTTTCCTTTTGTGTTTTGTCTGAAACATGATAGGACACACACATCTTAAAGGTCCCCTCTTATCTCACTTCCACAGAATAAACAACCTAACCTCAGGGTGGTTCAAGTATTTAATTCTGTTCTTTACCAATATAAAATGCTACAATAGCCTTAATGGCAATGATGTGCTCTAATTTCATTAGCTCTTTCTGCAGAGTACATCGGTCCCTTATATAATCTTTCCTATCTGAGCATTTTTTTAGAGAGGTACACTGTATTAATCAAAAACACAAAGGCTGTGCTGGTCCATATTTTCAATCTAAGCATATTTTATATATCAAAGGTTTTAGGACCCATAAGACTACACTTAAGTTGATATGTTTGTTTTTATAAGTTTCTCTGAGTGCATCATTTCCTTGTCTATTTGAATTAGTGCAACATGGAAGttcaaatttttttctttttttttccttttgatcTAGTAGCAAAATCACTCATCACTTAAAATACCATCCAGAGTGCTTGACCCAAAGAGTATTTTCTCCCCTGAATTATGCAGGCTGTTGTTACAATATATAACTTCCAAAAGTATCGTCATATTCAAGCACCAGGATGGCAACTCGGTTGGACATGGGCCAAAAAAGAGGTAATTTGGAGTGCAACGGGAAGTCAAGCCACAGAGCAAGGAGACTGTTCAAAATTCAAGGGAAATATTCCTCATTGCTGCAAAAGGGACCCAACCATTGTTGATTTGCTGCCAGGAACTCCGTATAACCAGCAAACTGCAAATTGTTGCAAAGGTGGAGTAATTAGCTCATGGGTTCAAGATCCACAGAAAGCTGTGAGCTCATTCCAGCTCGGTGTTGGTCAAGCAGGAACAAGCAACAAGACAGTGAGGTTGCCGAAAAACTTTACCCTCAAGGCACCAGGACCTGGATATACTTGTGGACCTGCGAAGAAGGGGAAACCAAGCAAGTTTCCAACACCAGATGGAAGAAGGGTCACTCAAGCTTTGAGTAAGTTATAGTGGATTATCAAGCTATGAGTATGCAAGAAAAACTTTTTTCAGTGGTTGCATGTTTTCTTTTTCAATTAACTATATTGTTATTTCTATTCCATTCCTTTAGTTTCTCAAGACACTAATGACATGACACATCGGTATAAGACGCCTACCTTTTGACcatgaaatttgttttatttttttctactAGCGAGTGGTATAATCATTTTACTTGTATCTTTTTTTCCTTGCAGTGACTTGGAATGTTACTTGCACGTATTCACAGTTCCTAGCTCAGAAGACACCTACCTGTTGTGTCTCACTCTCCTCCTTCTACAATGACACCATTGTGAACTGCCCAACATGCGCCTGTGGTTGCAAAAATAACATAACACAACCTGGAACATGTGT
This sequence is a window from Nicotiana sylvestris chromosome 3, ASM39365v2, whole genome shotgun sequence. Protein-coding genes within it:
- the LOC104229771 gene encoding COBRA-like protein 1, with amino-acid sequence MEVCLSSSSRSITKFGNFIILIAFLISLICFKSIDAYDALDPNGNITIKWDIISWTPDGYNAVVTIYNFQKYRHIQAPGWQLGWTWAKKEVIWSATGSQATEQGDCSKFKGNIPHCCKRDPTIVDLLPGTPYNQQTANCCKGGVISSWVQDPQKAVSSFQLGVGQAGTSNKTVRLPKNFTLKAPGPGYTCGPAKKGKPSKFPTPDGRRVTQALMTWNVTCTYSQFLAQKTPTCCVSLSSFYNDTIVNCPTCACGCKNNITQPGTCVEPDSPYLASALVSSGKNDYNPLVRCTEHMCPIRVHWHIKTNYKEYWRVKLTIQNFNYRMNYSQWNLVVQHPNFDNLTQIFSFNYEPLVSYGSINDTAMFWGIKFYNDLLMQGGPFGNVQSEIIFQKDKSRFTFEKGWAFPRRVYFNGDNCVMPPPDAYPYLPNASAHSALALLHSLTAVLVSLILLYSHTL